Proteins encoded together in one Aeromonas encheleia window:
- a CDS encoding RNA recognition motif domain-containing protein, producing the protein MTADELTNVFSQFGEVEKVDIIIDRDTGQSKGFGFIEMPVNGDAEKAIAGLHGTEIGGRTITVNQAKPKTDAPRGRPQRHR; encoded by the coding sequence ATGACGGCCGACGAACTGACAAATGTGTTCAGCCAATTTGGAGAGGTAGAGAAGGTCGATATCATCATCGACCGCGATACCGGTCAGTCCAAGGGATTTGGCTTCATTGAAATGCCTGTCAACGGGGATGCCGAGAAGGCCATCGCCGGATTGCATGGCACCGAAATAGGCGGCCGCACTATCACAGTCAATCAGGCCAAACCGAAGACAGATGCACCTCGTGGTCGCCCCCAGCGCCATCGTTGA